AAGAGCTTATGTGGCAACGACAGTCAGTTTAAAAGATATGGAGTTTGCAAGAGAACTGGGCGCGGATGAAGTAATTGATTATAAAAACCAGTCTTTTGAAGATATAATACATGACTATGATGCAGTCTTTGATACCGTAGGTGGCAAGACTTACACAGGATCTCACAGAGTGCTTAAGAGGGGTGGTATAATTGTTTCTATGTTAGAGCAGCCCAATCCTGATCTCATGGAGCAGTACAAAGTGAAGGCTATAGGACAATTAACACAGGTGACCGGAGAGCGATTATCTAAACTGGCCGAACTCGCTGATAAACGTGTTATTAAAGTACATGTTGAAAAAGCATTTCCCCTGGAAGAGGCGCAGGAAGCACTTGAGTTTCAGCAAAACGGACATCCGCGGGGTAAGGTCGTTCTGGAGATAAAAAATACAAGAAATAAGAGCCAGGACTAAGTATAAATACAAATAATAAAAGTTTATTGAAGGGAGGTTTTTAAATGAAAAAAATGACAGAACAGAATCTCATCAATGCTTTTGGAGGAGAAAGTCAGGCACACATGAGATATTTGCATTTTGCAAACCAGGCCGAAAGGGAGAAATTTAATAGTGTAGCGCGCTTATTCCGCGCAATCGCCCATGCTGAATATATACATGCAGGAGACCATTACAGGGAGTTAAGACACCTGGACGGGGGATTTGTTGCAAATAGCATGGCAGCTTTTGGCCCTGGCGATTCTAAAAAAAACCTTAAACTGGCCATAGCGGGTGAGACATTTGAAATTGAGGAAATGTATCCCGTTTACCTGGAAGTGGCAAAATTCCAGGGAGAAAAAGGTGCACAAAGAAGTTTTGAATATGCGTATGGCACTGAAAAAATGCATAAGATGCTTTATGAAAAAGCATCAGGTTCAGTTAATTCGGGAAATGACGTTAAGCTTGGTCCAATCCAGGTTTGCGAAGTT
Above is a window of Candidatus Methanoperedens sp. DNA encoding:
- a CDS encoding rubrerythrin family protein, with the translated sequence MKKMTEQNLINAFGGESQAHMRYLHFANQAEREKFNSVARLFRAIAHAEYIHAGDHYRELRHLDGGFVANSMAAFGPGDSKKNLKLAIAGETFEIEEMYPVYLEVAKFQGEKGAQRSFEYAYGTEKMHKMLYEKASGSVNSGNDVKLGPIQVCEVCGYTVEGEAPDICPLCGASRDKFTAFK